TTAACTTCTTAGATTTACGATATAAAATTGTTCAACGTAAAAGTTAATCTAGATTAACTGACGAGAACTCAAGTGGTTGGAAGTAtaactttttcttaattatcaGGAAAATTTGCATGCATGAGTAAAGGTTGTTGGGAAACGGGAAGCAATAGATCACGTGGCAAGCCATGCGTGAGGACTTAGAAAAAGTTTCTATGAATGTCTTCCATTTCAGGACATTGCACACACTTTTGTACAACAATAAATTAcgtattaattaattgagaGGTGCCCTATTCTTGTGCGGAGAGAAAAATATCATCCTCATCAAAAATCTCAACCCTAGCCtcgcatctctctctctctctctctctctctctctcttaattttttttttttaaaaatacatgGTAATTCAGggaaaatttcataaatgacACCCgaagtttttcaattttatgcAATTACCACCTTAAATAGTTTTTTTGTAACAtctaagagcaactccaccagttgccccttgccatggcaagattagccctagggcagccactattcatgtgaatagtggctgccctagtcCCCTtcagcaaaatgtgtttccagcagttaggggcttgccatggcaattactattcatttttttgtttttttcacaattttgtttacttaaataattaatttggataatattttcggataagattttttggttcctacgtgtcaatactattcatctcggataagattttcggtttcaaatttcagataaatttcagataaatttcaaatttcagatacatttcaaaattcatgctccatgcccctccatcttctatcatgctccatgcccctccattttcattagaagaacccataatatgctagaaaaaaaaattaaaacttcaaagtgaaaaaatattgaatagaaagtgaataaatattgaggagaaagtgaagaatagtagaaggagaagaaaatatatgaggatttggtgttaaaagtgaagagtattggttggtatttatacacaaaaaattctgtaatttttgtgtatttttaaaaaaaaaattcgattttttttgatttttttttggcagaaaaattggctgccgtcggattgaaggaaaaattccaatcggagcgaccagactgcgccacgtgtcaaggaGNNNNNNNNNNNNNNNNNNNNNNNNNNNNNNNNNNNNNNNNNNNNNNNNNNNNNNNNNNNNNNNNNNNNNNNNNNNNNNNNNNNNNNNNNNNNNNNNNNNNNNNNNNNNNNNNNNNNNNNNNNNNNNNNNNNNNNNNNNNNNNNNNNNNNNNNNNNNNNNNNNNNNNNNNNNNNNNNNNNNNNNNNNNNNNNNNNNNNNNNNNNNNNNNNNNNNNNNNNNNNNNNNNNNNNNNNNNNNNNNNNNNNNNNNNNNNNNNNNNNNNNNNNNNNNNNNNNNNNNNNNNNNNNNNNNNNNNNNNNNNNNNNNNNNNNNNNNNNNNNNNNNNNNNNNNNNNNNNNNNNNNNNNNNNNNNNNNNNNNNNNggcgcgtgcaatgcacgcgccaacggtaaaaaaaaaatttgaattttcaggGCTGACGCCATGCTGGCGTCAGCTATTTTGTCCTGGACTTCGGTTTGGACCTCGGGCCATTTCCGCCTTCGGGCCTGCCCGTTTTGCTGGCCCCCACCCTCGCCCGGGCTGGCCCTGTGCTGCTGGAATCCATTTTTGGCCCCAAaccccccccagcccgagtAACCCAGCACtgctggagttgctctaacCATTCAAAATTTACAGAGGGTTGCAGTTTGGCACCCAACCTTCATGAGAGCCCTTTTTCCAGGGCATAAGGACAGACCTAAGTGATGACTAACCCTAGGCTACAGCCCAGGTgaaattattatcattatttttttcttatagttAGTATATAAGTTTAAGGGTTTATTCCAATCCACTCATAAGGTAAATCTAACCCATCTTATTTTGAAATCTTAAGTACGTCTCGTCATAAAACCATTTACTCCATCAACACACATACCTACCGAGAAAGGTGTTTATGAGATGCTTTTCCCCACCTTCCCCCTAAAAAAGAAGAGTAAGCcattttcaattcttgtcacaTGTTATTATTTGGCGAAAAGGAGATAGATGTGCTCAATTACAAAACAGGGAGAAGTTTGGATAGTTGACTGCAAAGGTTTTTAGTTCATGTGGTAATTGcacaaaactgaaaaagtTCAGGTGCCAGTACTTATTTCCCTAAAAATTAAGTCAAGATTACAGAATTCATTTCCGTCCATAGtaaaaatgcatatatattgtaaaacccaaaaagatttattaaaaaaaatcatggacAACATTTGGTCAACTTTCTAATATTAGTCAATGGTACTTTTCCCCCATATTTAATGGGCACCTCTCCTCCACCATTTGAGCTATAACCATGGCTTCCCATAAAATAGTTGGTCCTGCACTAATCTCCATCTCAAAAAAGTTTATGGGTATTCTTCTAAATCGAGAAgctttaatttttggtttagaGAAGTGAGGTTGAGGCCTTATCCCCAATGTGGGGCATTTTAGATTAGTGATTTCTGAATAATCACTTAAAATCTGCTTTTGAGGAAACCTCTGCATCAAGTCTGGTTGATTGGATTGTTGTTACCAGCTTTTTTGTGCATACAATTAGAATTTACAAATTAGTTTAGAGTTCCAAATTAGCGTTCGTGATTACAATCAGTTATGGGAACCTTGTTCCTGGACCATATCAAAAACAAGGCATCAAATTTTCTACTAGAGAAATACAAAACTGCTAGGCTGACTTTTACTGATGTTACTCAAGTTGAACTGTAAGCCTTTTCTCTTCATACCTTCTTATGCAtgcatgtatgtatgtatatatgtagagagagagagagagagagagagagagagagagagagagagagagagagatttgatgATATTCAACTCTGATGTCTCTGCTTTTGTCATAAAGGTTGGCTGAGGAGGCAACAAATGGAGATCCATGTAGCCCTGATGCTAAAACAATGACTCAAATAGCTGCTGCCTCCTTTGAGATGGATGACTATTGGAGAGTTGTTGATATCCTTCACCGAAggtaatattttcttttctctttttgttttcaattgcAGATTGCTCTATGAAAGGTTAATACattcacaaaattaatataggTTATATAACATAGATTGGAAAGAATGGAGGCAATCCTACAAAGCATTGGTACTTCTGGAGTTCTTACTAACACATGGTCCTGAAGAGTTTGCTGACGAATTTCAATGCGATATCGATGTCGTCCAAGAGCTGGGAACATTTAAATACATAGATAAGACAGGGTAATTTATAGAATTATAGTCTATTTATTTCTCTATCCATTCCATATGctaaagattttattttttattaagctttgattttattttatttttattatgaaaGATTCAATTGGGGTGTTTGCATGCAAAAGAAATCAGACCAAATCCAAAACCTTCTAGGAGGAGGACAACCACTCAGAGAAGCACGTTTGAAAGCTCTCAGAAtaacaaatgaaatccaaGGGTTTGGTAGCGCAACGCCTTCTCCTTCATCCTTAACTccttcctcttcatcatcttctgaAGCATCAAAAGCATCATTTGCCTCATTTTCTACCACAAGTTCAGTATGGAATGACATGAATGAGCTTAGCAAGGGTTACCAAGAACCATCACCCACAAAGTTAGAAGCCATGGAG
The window above is part of the Prunus dulcis chromosome 1, ALMONDv2, whole genome shotgun sequence genome. Proteins encoded here:
- the LOC117614963 gene encoding epsin-3 isoform X1; the encoded protein is MGTLFLDHIKNKASNFLLEKYKTARLTFTDVTQVELLAEEATNGDPCSPDAKTMTQIAAASFEMDDYWRVVDILHRRLYNIDWKEWRQSYKALVLLEFLLTHGPEEFADEFQCDIDVVQELGTFKYIDKTGFNWGVCMQKKSDQIQNLLGGGQPLREARLKALRITNEIQGFGSATPSPSSLTPSSSSSSEASKASFASFSTTSSVWNDMNELSKGYQEPSPTKLEAMESHSPGGIRNDYDNKTCNFLASTSENIEGQLWGCPPIQEKGSLLESEDQEDADADDYDDLEYFEKAPDGNFISGIFSKLVNISPPRAHGKKVGFRSVSDVGREGKKRFDRQYSLWY
- the LOC117614963 gene encoding epsin-3 isoform X2; its protein translation is MTQIAAASFEMDDYWRVVDILHRRLYNIDWKEWRQSYKALVLLEFLLTHGPEEFADEFQCDIDVVQELGTFKYIDKTGFNWGVCMQKKSDQIQNLLGGGQPLREARLKALRITNEIQGFGSATPSPSSLTPSSSSSSEASKASFASFSTTSSVWNDMNELSKGYQEPSPTKLEAMESHSPGGIRNDYDNKTCNFLASTSENIEGQLWGCPPIQEKGSLLESEDQEDADADDYDDLEYFEKAPDGNFISGIFSKLVNISPPRAHGKKVGFRSVSDVGREGKKRFDRQYSLWY